Within Candidatus Binataceae bacterium, the genomic segment GCGGACTCGAACGAAGCCGCGCGCGCGATCGAGGAGTTCAACCAGGCGGAACTCAAAGGACGGGCAATCCGCGTCAATGAAGCGCGGCCGCGCGAGGGCGGCGGTCCGGGCGGCCCGCGCGGGGGCGGCGGCGATCGTCGTCCGGGCGGGGGCGCCGGCCGGGGTGGCCGCGGCCGCGAAGGTGCTGGCGCGGGCGGTGGTGGTGGCAATCGCCGCTGGTAGAGAATGAGAAACGTATGAGTATCGGGCGGACACGGTGTCCGCCCGTCCTACATCCACTCTCCGTAATTGGCTGTTATCCCTGTGGAGACAGACCAGGAGTAATCAAGTGCTGAACGATACCGAACAGATCGAACATCTGGAGCTTACGGCCCGACATGCCGGACTGACGTTGCCCGAAACCGTCCTGCCGAAATCACACCATATCGTGATTCACGGGATGAGGTTTCATTACCTGGATTGGGGCGTCGCGGGGCGCCGTCCGATTTTGTTTCTGCATGGCGGCGGCCTGAACGCGCATACGTGGGACGTGGTCTGCCTGATGCTGCGGCGGCAATACCACTGCTTTGCGCTCGATCAGCGCGGTCACGGTGACAGCGAGTGGGAGCCGACTTCGGACTACAGCCACGACAGTCAGGTGCGCGACGTCGCCGGGTTCATCGAGCAGTTGGGACTCGAGCGGCCATTGCTGGTAGGCCATTCGATGGGTGGGTTCGCTGCGATCGGCTACGCGATCGCGCATGCGGCCAAGCTGGCGGGACTGGTGCTGGTGGACGTCGGGCCGGAATTAAGTCTTGACGGAGCTAAACGCATCCGCGATTTTATCGCGCTCGATCGTGTACTCGATTCGGTGGACGCTTTTGTCGAGCGGGCGATGTCCTTCAATCCGCGGCGCAATCCGACGCTCTTGCGGCGCAGTCTGATGCATAACCTGCGCAAGCTGCCGAACGGCAAATGGACCTGGAAGCACGATCCCAATCGAATGTCGATCACGCCGGACTTCGCCAACGAGAGGCTCGAACGGGCGAAACAGATTCAACAGGATCTCCATCGCATCAGCTGCCCGACGCTGATCCTGCGCGGCGAGCGCAGCGATGTCTTCTCGGACGAAAACGCGATCAAGTTCGCCGAGTCGCTGCCGCACGGGCGCTGGCTGAAGGTCCCCGATGCCGGTCACACGATCCAAGGTGACAACCCGCGCGGGCTGCTCGAGGCGCTCGCGCCGTTCATCAGCGAAATCGGCTTCTAGAGCACCGGCGCGCGCGGCGCTGTTCAGGCATTCCTGATCGTCAGGCCGCCGTCCACCGGGATGATCGCGCCGGTGATGTATGAAGCGGCCGGGAGGCAGAGGCTAAAGGTGATGTGTGCGACCTCCTCGGGGTAGCCGTAGCGTTTCAGGGCGGTGCGGCGCTTGGCAAAAATCTCCTTGTGCTCTTCGGGAATCGGATCGGTAAGACCGGTGCGAATCGGACCGGGACAGATGCAGTTGACCGTGATCTTCTCCGGGCCGAGGTCGACCGCGAGCGCGCGCGTCAGGCCGATTACGCCGGTCTTGGCGACGACATAGGGACTGTCGCCGGGGGTGGCGCCGAGGCCCTCGGTCGAGGCGATGTTGACGATGCGCGCGGCGTCGGATTTCCGCAGCCAGGGCAGGGCCGCACGCACCATCAGTTGCTGCGAGGTCAGGAGACCGGCGACTGCGCGTGTCCAGACGGCGTCGTAATTCTCTTCGTCGATACGGCGAAAGGCGGCGAATCCCGCATTGTTGATCAGGATGTCGAGGCGGCCGAAGCGCGCAGCGACTTCGCCGACGACGCGCGTGATCGCGGCGCCGTCGAGCACGTCGAGTGGCCAGCCATGCGCGACGCCACCCTCAGCGAGGATTTCGCCGGTGACCTGCGCGACGCCCTCGGCGCGAAGGTCCGTGACCGCGACCACGGCGCCTTCGCTCGCGAAGAGATGAGCAGTGGCGCGGCCCATCCCGCTCGCCGCGCCGGTAATTAATACGGCCCGGCCTTTCACCGAGCGATCAAGTTTTCTGATCGCGTCCATCGACGTTCTCCGTTATCGTGAGGCGAAATCGGCTTTAATCTATGGTGGAGCGGGCGTGGAAATCAAAGAGATCAAGATGTATTCCGACTACAAGAGTCCCTTTGCCTATCTGGCCTTCGAGCCCGGGCTGGCGCTGGCGCAGCGGTATAATGTGACGGTCCGCTGGATACCCTTCCAGTTGCGCATCAAGGATAAGGGCGAACGGAGTATCTATTCCGAATACAAGACGCGTTATTCATATCTCGACGCGCGGCGCGCGGCCAAGCTGCGCGGATTGGAGATCCACGGCCAGCCCAAAGTTTACGACACGCGGATCGCGCTAATCGGCGGTCTGTTCGCGCAGAAGCACGACCGGCTGCTGGCCTACAACCTGAAAGTGTACGAACTTTTCTGGAAGCGCGAGTTGCAGCCCGACGATGCGGAGCAGATCGCCGCGATCGTGGCGGGGTTGGGGCTATCGGCTGACGGCTATCGGGTGTATCTCGGCGGCGAGGGCGTCGGCGATTATCAGGCGGCTCAGGATGAAGCCGCGGCCGATCATATCTTCGGAGTGCCAATCTTCCTATTCGAACACGAGCCCTTTTGGGGCTACGACCGGATACCGATGCTCGAGCAGCGGCTCACCGAAGCAGGATTGAGGCTTTAGACGCTTAATGGCCGGCGGGGGCCGCACCGCGAGCCGTCTTTTTCAGGAACAAAAATCCCGGGATGAAAATGGCCGCCAGCAGCGCCAGAATCCGATAGATGTCGTTGTAGGCGAGCAGCGATGCCTGTTGCTGCACGCTGGCGTACATCAGCCCATAACCCTGATGCTGGCCACTGATCATACCTTGCATCAGGTTGAAATGGGGTGAACCGGGCATCAGCGGCGCGGTTTGATCGAGCTGCCATGAGCGGAACGGCGTCACATGCTCGGTGAGATAGGCCTGATGCAACTGCTCGCGACTGTTGAGCAGATTGGTGACGAGCGAGATGCCGATCGCCGAGCCGGTATTGCGCATCATGTTGTAAAGGCTCGAGGCATAGCCCATTCGCTCGCGCGAGACGCAGGCGAGCGCGGAGGCTGACATTGCCGGGAAGATCAGGCCGGAACCGAGGCCCGACCAGATCAGCGCCCAGCGCACTTCGGGGATGCCGACGTCGAGGCTCCAATGGCTCATCGACCAGAGCGCGTAGGCCAGGACGAAAAAGCCGACGCCGACGAGCCAGCGTACGTCAAAGCCGCGCCGCGAGAGCTGTCCGAGCGCAAACATACCAA encodes:
- a CDS encoding SDR family NAD(P)-dependent oxidoreductase, with amino-acid sequence MDAIRKLDRSVKGRAVLITGAASGMGRATAHLFASEGAVVAVTDLRAEGVAQVTGEILAEGGVAHGWPLDVLDGAAITRVVGEVAARFGRLDILINNAGFAAFRRIDEENYDAVWTRAVAGLLTSQQLMVRAALPWLRKSDAARIVNIASTEGLGATPGDSPYVVAKTGVIGLTRALAVDLGPEKITVNCICPGPIRTGLTDPIPEEHKEIFAKRRTALKRYGYPEEVAHITFSLCLPAASYITGAIIPVDGGLTIRNA
- a CDS encoding alpha/beta hydrolase; translation: MLNDTEQIEHLELTARHAGLTLPETVLPKSHHIVIHGMRFHYLDWGVAGRRPILFLHGGGLNAHTWDVVCLMLRRQYHCFALDQRGHGDSEWEPTSDYSHDSQVRDVAGFIEQLGLERPLLVGHSMGGFAAIGYAIAHAAKLAGLVLVDVGPELSLDGAKRIRDFIALDRVLDSVDAFVERAMSFNPRRNPTLLRRSLMHNLRKLPNGKWTWKHDPNRMSITPDFANERLERAKQIQQDLHRISCPTLILRGERSDVFSDENAIKFAESLPHGRWLKVPDAGHTIQGDNPRGLLEALAPFISEIGF
- a CDS encoding RNA-binding protein; the encoded protein is MPTKLYVGNLAYSVTNEDLEALFTQAGKVDSATVVMDKFSGQSRGFGFVEMADSNEAARAIEEFNQAELKGRAIRVNEARPREGGGPGGPRGGGGDRRPGGGAGRGGRGREGAGAGGGGGNRRW
- a CDS encoding DsbA family protein — its product is MEIKEIKMYSDYKSPFAYLAFEPGLALAQRYNVTVRWIPFQLRIKDKGERSIYSEYKTRYSYLDARRAAKLRGLEIHGQPKVYDTRIALIGGLFAQKHDRLLAYNLKVYELFWKRELQPDDAEQIAAIVAGLGLSADGYRVYLGGEGVGDYQAAQDEAAADHIFGVPIFLFEHEPFWGYDRIPMLEQRLTEAGLRL